From the Manis pentadactyla isolate mManPen7 chromosome 15, mManPen7.hap1, whole genome shotgun sequence genome, the window CTTGCCCACAGTGACACCTTGCTTTTAATCATAAATCAGGAATGCACTCTCCTATAATCCCCAGACTAGAACTGGCCCAGGAAAGATGTGCTTCAGTGCCCATGGGCTGTGTCATTCAGGGCAGCACAGGCCAATCTGGAAACAAGGGGGATGCTGCAAATTGACCCCTCTTGACAGGTTCATCACAGGAGGCCATGCAGCTGAAACCAGACACCATACAGGGGGAAGTGGGGAGCACCCCATGGCCAAAGCAGACAAAAGACCAGTGCTATCACTTATAGACTAAAGAGAATTCTTCCTTGCTCCAAAGTCAAAATGAACTAGAGATGTCAGTTTTTGTGCAGACTCTTGACCAACCTCAAAGATGTTCACAAGGAAAGTTCTGGCTCCAACTCACAAGTTCCCAGCTCTTAGTCCAGTaaattatgcagccattaaaatatttacaaagactAGTACAAAAAGAAAGTGTTTTATACTCAGACAACAAACCAATTTTACTCCAGTTACCTTTGAAGGGGGTTACAATGAGTATTTCCCCCCTTTACCTTTTATACTttgctatatattttcaaatttcctataattaacataattttcataaaagaaaaattatttgaaagtctAGGCTATGTGTATGCTTACCCTTATTTTTCATTACACAACATACAGCATTTTCTACTGTTAGACATATATAAATACTTTCCCTCTTGCCAGTCTTTGTTGTTATCAATTTAACTGGCCAGGCAGTTTGTGTATGTCAATTTCTCAGACATAATTTTTTGCTTCCACATACAGTTTCACAATGAATATGTTTCCTGCATTTGAAAAGTGGGGATAAAAagacctacctcatagggtttttgtgagaattaaaagaaaatgtaaatagtaTAGTGCTGGATGTATAGTAATTTAGTAAACCAACAGTGGCTTTTGTTAATACCATAATTATTTGCTTCTGCTGAATTATTTCCCTAGGATAAATCCTGGGGGTGAGATACCTAGGTAACATGAACATTTTGCTCTTTCAGATTTCCTATTACATAGTACTTTATTTGCTTAAAACTTAAATAGTTTCAATTTAAGGAGAAACCCATTGTAATGTCGCATAGAAACACTGtcactaatttttaaattcagatttttGGACAGCTTTAGAGTccacacaataaaaataaatttaaattgctTTAAAGTAGGCCTCAAGCTGTTTCTGGATTCCTGGTATGTAAAGTCACGCTGTTTTCCAAAAGGCCTACATCAATACTAAAACTGATAAGCCTGTCCCATTTTAATCACAGCTTTGGCAGCAGTGTTATCAATAACCTTTCCCCTGCTAATCTAGTAGGCATAAAACCTCATTTGCCTTCAGCttaattcatgtatttttaaagataatcacTCTGTGCAAACATTTTGATGTGTTAGTTTGTACTGCATTGTTGGAAAAACTCTGTGTTCATATCCTTTCTCAGTTTATCTACTAATTTTTCTTATACAACTGAATGAGTTATTTGATTGATTCCACTGATCACTGGTTTACTTTTAAAAGATTACTTGACTTGTAACTCATGCATTAGACTGGAAATTCATTTTGGTAAAAGATGTGACTATAGATATGCCCAAATTGCTACCAGGTATATTAATACTATGATTAAATATTTCTtgcattatatattttgaattaaaattccattttttaaacttGAGAAACTATAAAAGGAgtgaattaaaaatgttttatcaaaAGGGCAGACTTTAGGTTGaggattttctatttctatggtCTTATTGCATGTAGTAGACTTTGTTTTTCAGAAGTGAAGTACAAAACAAAGTTAGTAAATGTAATGTAGTGAAAAGACACTGGATTAAATGTGAGAAGATGTGCATTCTAGACCTGAATCTGCCTCACACTTGGTATGCTACCCAGGGCCAGACCTTTAACTCTGGTGAGTTTTCCCATCTGCTCTATCTTTATCTTGCTCAAAACCCTCCAATAATTCCCCACCTCAAGGTGAAAAGTGTCCTTAGAAGCACTTAAAGGGTCTAGCAGGAATATTCTCCCCAAATTCCTTACTATTCTCCCCCAACTCACTGGGCTCCAGGCACACTGACTGAAAACACCAGACAAACTCAGCTTTAGAACCTTTGTCCTCAGCCTGGAATGCCGCTCTCCAAAACATACCCAGTGCATTGCCGTTCATCTCCTTCAAGTTTTAACACAAATGTCATTTGAAATGGAACCACTTCTGCTTCCCACTTTCACTTCTGTGAAGTGGAACCCtcttttcctgccttcctcccccCCTTTTCAGCCCATATCACCATCTGACATTGAATTTACTTGTTGACTGTTTCTCTCTACCTGAACGTTAAGTCTTCACAGCTATATCCAATGAAACTAAGAACAATGTCTGGCAAGTAGCTGGCGCTGAGTGAGTACTTGTTGAATGGATAGCCTATCAGTAAAACAAGGGTATCACGCCTGATGAACCATCCGTCAACAAGATGAAGCCGTGTGAACCCCCTTAACTGTGTGTTTAGCGCCTAGACTCCTGGCACTATCTTCCAGGGAAGTCCAGTGCTCTTTTCCGGGCATGTACTCACTTTGCAGGAGACCCTGGCGGCGGCCTCTGAGTCTCCTTCCTCGTGGACCAGGTCGAACAGCTGGAAGCCTGCACCCTCGGCGGCTTCTGGTTTTTCCGGAGCGTCTTCGGACTCCAGGACACCCAAGGGAATCCCCGAGGATCGGTGGTTAGAGACCACTCTGTAGCGGCCCTCCTGCCGGATCTCCCGAGCAGAAGCGCGGAGGCTGCGGCGGATACGCAGCTGGCTGCCCCCGGAGGGTCGCAGGGCGGCCCGCACTAACGGCTGGACTGGTTCCTCCTGGGGGGCGGCAGGGAAAGGGGGCCGGTGTACGCAGGGGCTCATGAAAGGGTCAGGAATACAATTTCACCCCGGCTGCGCCCTAAGATTCCCTTCACACCAACTCCATCCCTGCCCAATACCTGGGAGCGCACGGTGGCCACCAACTGGAAGACATTATTCTCCGCTGCTCTCTCCAGGCCCTCAGGAGGAGTCCTTTGGGCCGCCGACTCGACTGCGCTGCTCCGGAGGCGCTTACAAGCAAGGACAAGAGCCTCAGCAGGCTCTGCGCTGCGTTTCCGCCTCACCCGGAGCACAGCTGTCCTGCCGGCCTCCATAGCAGCTGCCGCGGAGGACTGTGGGAACGCGTGGGGTGTGACGGGAGAGCCTTCGAGTTCCGATTCCGGGCCTCGGCTCCCGGCACGCTCAGCGGCCACCTGAAGGTTCCGCCTCCGCATGCCGGACGCAACGTGATGGCGGTGTCGGCGGAAGTGAATAGAGCGGTTCCCGCTGCGGGTGAGAAGCTGGGTAGGTCGGCAGGTGGGGGCCCGGTTGGAGTCCCGGGTGCAGCGGGCATTCCAGTCCTCAGCCCATTGTCTCAGGAGGAGGGGCTTGGAGTGGGCGTACTCGGCCGCTGGGGTACACGTTTCTTCAGGACTTGGAGGACCTTTCTAGAGTCCGCCTGGAGCGGTCTCTGAGCGCCTGGGCCGGCGGGAGCGCAGGGTTCCTGGCAAGCCCCGGCTCTGTCATGCTTGCGGGTGATTGCCGTTTACTGCGCTTGGGGCGAGCACCTCCTCAGGTACCTGGATGTTAGTACCTGACGCGTCTCCTCCGCGACAGAGACTCGAACTACAGTCTTAGCTCTAAACATCACACCTCTAACTGGGC encodes:
- the SLC7A6OS gene encoding probable RNA polymerase II nuclear localization protein SLC7A6OS, which translates into the protein MEAGRTAVLRVRRKRSAEPAEALVLACKRLRSSAVESAAQRTPPEGLERAAENNVFQLVATVRSQEEPVQPLVRAALRPSGGSQLRIRRSLRASAREIRQEGRYRVVSNHRSSGIPLGVLESEDAPEKPEAAEGAGFQLFDLVHEEGDSEAAARVSCKTSDPDVILCNSTELIRERLTVSEDGPRAGHQEEQKGDYVYDIYYLEMATPGWIENILSVQPYSQEWELVNDDQEPEDIYEDEDDENSENNWRNEYPEEENSDGEEVCRGSDEYSSLSEEERGNSEPRIWSKYPLDVQKEFGYDSPHDLDSD